Proteins co-encoded in one Arachis hypogaea cultivar Tifrunner chromosome 11, arahy.Tifrunner.gnm2.J5K5, whole genome shotgun sequence genomic window:
- the LOC112723235 gene encoding pathogenesis-related protein 2-like produces the protein MAVFTFEDEITSTLPPAKLYNAMKDADSITPKIIDDVKSVEIVEGNGGPGTIKKLTIVEDGETKFILHKVEAIDEANYAYNYSVVGGVALPPTAEKITFETKLVEGPNGGSIGKLSVKFHSKGEAKPEEEDMKKGKAKGEALFKAIEGYVLANPTQY, from the exons ATGGCCGTCTTCACTTTCGAGGATGAAATCACCTCCACCCTGCCCCCTGCCAAGCTTTACAATGCTATGAAGGATGCCGATTCCATCACCCCTAAGATTATTGATGACGTCAAGAGTGTTGAAATCGTTGAGGGAAACGGTGGTCCTGGAACCATCAAGAAACTCACCATTGTCGAGG ATGGAGAAACCAAGTTTATCTTACACAAAGTGGAGGCAATAGATGAGGCTAACTATGCATACAACTACAGCGTGGTTGGAGGAGTGGCGCTGCCTCCCACGGCGGAGAAGATAACATTTGAGACGAAGCTGGTAGAAGGACCCAACGGAGGATCCATCGGGAAGCTGAGTGTGAAGTTCCACTCGAAAGGAGAAGCGAAGCCAGAGGAGGAAGACATGAAGAAGGGTAAGGCCAAGGGCGAAGCTCTCTTCAAGGCTATTGAGGGTTACGTTTTGGCCAACCCTACTCAATATTAG
- the LOC112723236 gene encoding pathogenesis-related protein 2-like, with the protein MAVFTFEDEITSTLPPAKLYNAMKDADSLTPKIIDDVKSVEIVEGNGGPGTIKKLTIVEDGETKFILHKVEAIDEANYAYNYSVVGGVALPPTAEKITFETKLVEGPNGGSIGKLSVKFHSKGDAKPEEEDMKKGKAKGEALFKAIEGYVLANPAQY; encoded by the exons ATGGCCGTCTTCACTTTCGAGGATGAAATCACCTCCACCCTACCCCCTGCTAAGCTTTACAATGCTATGAAGGATGCCGACTCTCTCACCCCTAAGATTATTGATGACGTCAAGAGTGTTGAAATCGTCGAGGGAAACGGTGGTCCTGGAACCATCAAGAAACTCACCATTGTCGAAG ATGGAGAAACCAAGTTTATCTTGCACAAGGTGGAGGCAATAGATGAGGCTAACTATGCATACAACTACAGCGTTGTTGGAGGAGTGGCTCTGCCTCCCACGGCGGAGAAGATAACATTTGAGACAAAGCTGGTTGAAGGACCCAACGGAGGATCCATAGGGAAGCTGAGTGTGAAGTTCCACTCCAAAGGAGATGCGAAGCCAGAGGAGGAAGACATGAAGAAAGGTAAGGCCAAGGGTGAAGCTCTCTTCAAGGCTATTGAGGGTTACGTCTTGGCCAACCCTGCTCAATATTAG
- the LOC112723237 gene encoding stress-response A/B barrel domain-containing protein HS1 codes for MEEAKGVVKHIVVAKFKDDISPQQIEELINGYANLVSLVPSMKAFQWGKDVSAENMHQGFTHVFESTFESTEGVAEYVAHPAHVEYANLFLPCLDKVIVIDYKPTTLHV; via the exons ATGGAGGAAGCAAAAGGAGTAGTGAAGCACATAGTGGTGGCAAAGTTCAAGGACGATATTAGCCCTCAGCAGATTGAGGAACTCATCAATGGTTATGCCAATCTCGTCTCTCTCGTCCCTTCCATGAAAGCTTTCCAATG GGGAAAGGATGTAAGTgctgagaacatgcatcaaggttttACACACGTGTTTGAGTCAACTTTTGAGAGTACTGAAGGCGTTGCAGAGTATGTAGCTCACCCTGCACATGTTGAATATGCAAACTTGTTTCTTCCCTGTTTGGACAAAGTCATCGTCATTGATTATAAGCCTACCACACTTCACGTTTGA